A window of the Gossypium hirsutum isolate 1008001.06 chromosome A05, Gossypium_hirsutum_v2.1, whole genome shotgun sequence genome harbors these coding sequences:
- the LOC107960091 gene encoding protein SMAX1-LIKE 7 isoform X2, whose amino-acid sequence MPTPVSVARQCLTPEAAHALDEAVRVARRRGHAQTTSLHAVSALLSLPSSPLRDACARARNAAYSPRLQFKALELCLSVSLDRVPSSQLSNDPPVSNSLMAAIKRSQANQRRQPENFHLYRDMSQQNPSSISCVKVELQHLMLSILDDPVVSRVFGEAGFRSSEVKLAIIRPLPNLLRYSRPRGPPVFLCNLENSDPGYENTRFPCHGGFSFPFPGFASFYGGEENCKRVGEVLARRRNRLLVGVCANDALANFTDCLDQKKDGFLIKGEMDLKFEEMGREVEGSGSGLVVNYGDLKNLVSDKSEKDDDDDDDDDDDDDKVVDEDGVSYVVGQLTRLLQVYGGKLWLLGAATSYQTYLRFLSRFPSVEKDWDLQILPITSVRNSLAQSYPKSRLMESFVPFGGFFATPSESKGSLSSSYQHLPRCHLCNEKCEQEVIEISKGGFNVSVADQCQSTLPSWLQMTELGANKGLDLKTKDGQFLNTMVAGLQKKWDNICQRLHHTHPGPESKTYEESPSFPTVMGFHFVQDKKENAHGHSNDNRNASPDEKMSTSLSENPSSIVSKTRNGSVLHKLWEKPSKGGVFEAIEPISPCSLSNSSGGDVSQASPTSVTSVTTDLGLGLCSVSSSNTMKPSNQNHAGLAEDFPGCLPANVDAKNGNISGHPSQSSSTFSPDFCGKLNPSDFKKLFTAVTERVGWQHEAASVICQTVANGRARTEKCHGASQRGDIWLNFCGPDRCGKRKIALALADVVYGSRENFIGMDLSCQDGGLMHTQLLFNSQEVNYDLRFRGKTVVDCIAEELSKKPLSVVFLENVDKADIQVQSCLCQAIRIGKFSDSHGREVSTSNAIFVTTSTLAKETQVVCHKQHTSEDKILGAKGWPLQIVIKHDDNIIGQDLKLPVTTRKSISKQGFLNKRKLIGSHETLEQHEMMEITKRANRTSSLNLDLNIPAEESEVQDTDDATVDNDWVDESPMHWLQDFFGQSVKNVVFKPFDFDALAEELWDDINQSFCKSTGAGCLLEIESKAMEQLVAVAYVSDEKRVVRDWVEQVLSKGFAEVKKKYKFNAHTVVKLVPYDALTSEEQTLGLGVCVPPKVVLN is encoded by the exons ATGCCTACGCCGGTAAGTGTAGCGCGGCAATGCTTAACGCCAGAGGCAGCTCACGCGCTAGACGAGGCGGTGAGAGTCGCGCGACGGAGGGGACACGCGCAAACGACCTCGCTCCATGCCGTTTCTGCTCTTCTCTCTCTCCCTTCGTCCCCGTTACGTGACGCCTGTGCACGTGCTCGTAACGCGGCTTACTCCCCTCGCCTCCAATTCAAAGCGTTGGAGCTTTGCCTTAGCGTGTCATTGGACCGAGTCCCCTCGAGTCAACTCAGCAACGACCCGCCCGTCTCCAACTCGCTCATGGCCGCGATAAAGCGGTCTCAGGCGAACCAGCGAAGGCAGCCCGAAAATTTCCACCTTTATCGCGATATGTCGCAGCAAAATCCTTCCAGTATCTCGTGTGTCAAAGTGGAGCTCCAACACTTGATGTTATCCATCCTGGATGACCCTGTTGTTAGTCGGGTCTTCGGCGAGGCGGGATTTCGGAGCTCCGAAGTCAAGCTGGCAATCATCCGCCCCCTCCCTAATCTCCTAAGATACTCTCGACCACGTGGCCCACCGGTTTTTCTTTGCAATCTAGAAAATTCGGATCCGGGTTATGAAAACACCAGGTTTCCATGTCATGGCGGCTTCAGTTTCCCGTTCCCGGGTTTTGCATCTTTTTATGGAGGAGAAGAAAACTGTAAGAGAGTAGGAGAGGTTTTGGCGCGAAGGAGgaatcgactacttgttggtgtATGTGCAAACGATGCACTCGCCAATTTCACTGATTGTTTGGACCAAAAAAAAGATGGCTTCTTGATTAAAG GGGAGATGGatttaaaatttgaagaaatgGGTCGGGAAGTTGAAGGATCCGGATCCGGGTTGGTGGTGAATTACGGGGATCTGAAAAATCTTGTCAGTGACAAGAGtgaaaaagatgatgatgatgatgatgacgacgacgacgacgacgacAAGGTTGTGGATGAAGATGGGGTTAGTTATGTAGTTGGACAGTTAACGAGGTTATTACAAGTTTATGGAGGGAAACTCTGGCTGCTGGGAGCTGCAACAAGTTACCAGACATATTTGAGGTTTCTAAGTAGGTTTCCTTCAGTTGAAAAAGACTGGGATTTGCAGATTTTGCCTATAACTTCGGTTAGGAATTCATTGGCTCAGTCTTATCCCAAGTCCAG GTTGATGGAGTCATTTGTTCCATTTGGTGGGTTCTTTGCTACACCTTCTGAGTCAAAGGGGTCCTTAAGCAGCTCGTATCAACATTTACCCCGCTGTCATCTATGCAATGAGAAGTGCGAACAGGAAGTAATTGAAATTTCAAAGGGAGGTTTCAATGTTTCCGTGGCAGATCAGTGCCAATCTACTTTGCCTTCTTGGTTGCAGATGACAGAGCTTGGTGCAAACAAGGGATTAGATTTGAAG ACCAAAGATGGGCAGTTTTTAAACACTATGGTAGCAGGACTGCAAAAGAAGTGGGACAATATTTGCCAGCGCCTTCATCACACTCATCCAGGCCCTGAGTCAAAAACTTATGAAGAAAGCCCTTCATTCCCGACTGTTATGGGCTTTCATTTCGTGCAAGACAAGAAAGAAAATGCTCATGGTCATAGTAATGACAATAGAAATGCATCGCCCGATGAAAAGATGTCTACATCACTATCAGAGAATCCTTCCTCTATAGTATCCAAGACTAGAAATGGAAGTGTCCTGCACAAGCTATGGGAAAAGCCTTCCAAAGGAGGTGTTTTTGAAGCGATTGAACCCATATCTCCTTGCAGTTTGTCCAATTCAAGTGGAGGTGACGTTAGTCAAGCCTCTCCTACATCTGTGACTTCTGTGACAACTGATTTAGGGTTGGGTTTATGCTCCGTTTCTTCAAGCAACACGATGAAACCTTCAAATCAGAACCATGCAGGGCTTGCGGAGGACTTCCCAGGTTGCCTTCCTGCAAATGTTGATGCTAAAAATGGAAACATCTCTGGCCATCCTTCTCAGTCCTCTTCCACTTTCTCTCCCGACTTTTGTGGAAAGCTTAATCCAAGCGATTTCAAGAAGCTTTTTACAGCTGTCACCGAAAGAGTTGGATGGCAACATGAAGCTGCAAGTGTTATTTGCCAAACAGTGGCCAACGGGCGTGCACGAACTGAAAAATGTCATGGAGCCAGTCAAAGAGGTGATATATGGTTGAATTTCTGTGGACCCGATAGGTGTGGTAAAAGGAAAATTGCTCTTGCACTTGCAGACGTAGTATATGGAAGCAGAGAAAATTTCATTGGCATGGATCTAAGTTGCCAAGATGGGGGGTTGATGCATACACAGTTGCTCTTCAATTCCCAGGAAGTGAATTATGATTTAAGGTTCAGAGGAAAGACTGTGGTTGACTGTATTGCTGAGGAGTTAAGCAAAAAGCCCTTGTCAGTTGTCTTCCTTGAAAATGTGGATAAAGCTGATATTCAGGTTCAGAGCTGCTTGTGCCAAGCTATCCGAATTGGCAAGTTCTCAGACTCACATGGAAGAGAAGTCAGCACCAGCAATGCGATATTCGTGACAACTTCGACATTAGCTAAGGAAACTCAAGTTGTTTGTCATAAACAACACACATCTGAGGATAAAATATTGGGAGCCAAGGGATGGCCACTGCAGATTGTGATCAAGCATGACGACAACATAATTGGCCAAGACTTGAAGTTACCTGTTACAACTAGAAAAAGCATCTCTAAGCAGggttttttgaataaaagaaagCTGATTGGCTCCCATGAAACTCTGGAGCAGCATGAGATGATGGAAATTACCAAACGGGCTAACCGAACATCATCTTTGAATCTAGATTTGAACATTCCGGCTGAAGAAAGTGAAGTGCAGGACACTGATGATGCAACTGTTGACAATGACTGGGTTGATGAGAGTCCCATGCATTGGTTGCAAGATTTCTTTGGTCAATCTGTAAAAAATGTGGTATTCAAGCCATTTGATTTTGATGCACTTGCAGAAGAACTATGGGACGACATTAACCAGAGTTTCTGCAAGTCTACAGGTGCAGGGTGTTTGCTAGAGATAGAGTCGAAAGCTATGGAACAACTAGTAGCAGTTGCATATGTATCTGATGAGAAAAGGGTGGTGAGGGATTGGGTGGAACAAGTTCTTAGCAAGGGATTCGCAGAAGTTAAGAAAAAGTACAAGTTCAATGCTCACACCGTCGTGAAACTTGTTCCCTACGATGCTCTTACTTCTGAGGAGCAAACACTAGGACTAGGAGTTTGTGTTCCCCCCAAAGTTGTTCTCAATTAA
- the LOC107960091 gene encoding protein SMAX1-LIKE 6 isoform X1, with protein MPTPVSVARQCLTPEAAHALDEAVRVARRRGHAQTTSLHAVSALLSLPSSPLRDACARARNAAYSPRLQFKALELCLSVSLDRVPSSQLSNDPPVSNSLMAAIKRSQANQRRQPENFHLYRDMSQQNPSSISCVKVELQHLMLSILDDPVVSRVFGEAGFRSSEVKLAIIRPLPNLLRYSRPRGPPVFLCNLENSDPGYENTRFPCHGGFSFPFPGFASFYGGEENCKRVGEVLARRRNRLLVGVCANDALANFTDCLDQKKDGFLIKGISGLNIICIQNYISKCTTNQGFNKGEMDLKFEEMGREVEGSGSGLVVNYGDLKNLVSDKSEKDDDDDDDDDDDDDKVVDEDGVSYVVGQLTRLLQVYGGKLWLLGAATSYQTYLRFLSRFPSVEKDWDLQILPITSVRNSLAQSYPKSRLMESFVPFGGFFATPSESKGSLSSSYQHLPRCHLCNEKCEQEVIEISKGGFNVSVADQCQSTLPSWLQMTELGANKGLDLKTKDGQFLNTMVAGLQKKWDNICQRLHHTHPGPESKTYEESPSFPTVMGFHFVQDKKENAHGHSNDNRNASPDEKMSTSLSENPSSIVSKTRNGSVLHKLWEKPSKGGVFEAIEPISPCSLSNSSGGDVSQASPTSVTSVTTDLGLGLCSVSSSNTMKPSNQNHAGLAEDFPGCLPANVDAKNGNISGHPSQSSSTFSPDFCGKLNPSDFKKLFTAVTERVGWQHEAASVICQTVANGRARTEKCHGASQRGDIWLNFCGPDRCGKRKIALALADVVYGSRENFIGMDLSCQDGGLMHTQLLFNSQEVNYDLRFRGKTVVDCIAEELSKKPLSVVFLENVDKADIQVQSCLCQAIRIGKFSDSHGREVSTSNAIFVTTSTLAKETQVVCHKQHTSEDKILGAKGWPLQIVIKHDDNIIGQDLKLPVTTRKSISKQGFLNKRKLIGSHETLEQHEMMEITKRANRTSSLNLDLNIPAEESEVQDTDDATVDNDWVDESPMHWLQDFFGQSVKNVVFKPFDFDALAEELWDDINQSFCKSTGAGCLLEIESKAMEQLVAVAYVSDEKRVVRDWVEQVLSKGFAEVKKKYKFNAHTVVKLVPYDALTSEEQTLGLGVCVPPKVVLN; from the exons ATGCCTACGCCGGTAAGTGTAGCGCGGCAATGCTTAACGCCAGAGGCAGCTCACGCGCTAGACGAGGCGGTGAGAGTCGCGCGACGGAGGGGACACGCGCAAACGACCTCGCTCCATGCCGTTTCTGCTCTTCTCTCTCTCCCTTCGTCCCCGTTACGTGACGCCTGTGCACGTGCTCGTAACGCGGCTTACTCCCCTCGCCTCCAATTCAAAGCGTTGGAGCTTTGCCTTAGCGTGTCATTGGACCGAGTCCCCTCGAGTCAACTCAGCAACGACCCGCCCGTCTCCAACTCGCTCATGGCCGCGATAAAGCGGTCTCAGGCGAACCAGCGAAGGCAGCCCGAAAATTTCCACCTTTATCGCGATATGTCGCAGCAAAATCCTTCCAGTATCTCGTGTGTCAAAGTGGAGCTCCAACACTTGATGTTATCCATCCTGGATGACCCTGTTGTTAGTCGGGTCTTCGGCGAGGCGGGATTTCGGAGCTCCGAAGTCAAGCTGGCAATCATCCGCCCCCTCCCTAATCTCCTAAGATACTCTCGACCACGTGGCCCACCGGTTTTTCTTTGCAATCTAGAAAATTCGGATCCGGGTTATGAAAACACCAGGTTTCCATGTCATGGCGGCTTCAGTTTCCCGTTCCCGGGTTTTGCATCTTTTTATGGAGGAGAAGAAAACTGTAAGAGAGTAGGAGAGGTTTTGGCGCGAAGGAGgaatcgactacttgttggtgtATGTGCAAACGATGCACTCGCCAATTTCACTGATTGTTTGGACCAAAAAAAAGATGGCTTCTTGATTAAAGGTATTTCGGGGTTAAACATAATTTGCATCCAAAATTATATTTCCAAGTGCACTACTAATCAAGGCTTTAATAAAGGGGAGATGGatttaaaatttgaagaaatgGGTCGGGAAGTTGAAGGATCCGGATCCGGGTTGGTGGTGAATTACGGGGATCTGAAAAATCTTGTCAGTGACAAGAGtgaaaaagatgatgatgatgatgatgacgacgacgacgacgacgacAAGGTTGTGGATGAAGATGGGGTTAGTTATGTAGTTGGACAGTTAACGAGGTTATTACAAGTTTATGGAGGGAAACTCTGGCTGCTGGGAGCTGCAACAAGTTACCAGACATATTTGAGGTTTCTAAGTAGGTTTCCTTCAGTTGAAAAAGACTGGGATTTGCAGATTTTGCCTATAACTTCGGTTAGGAATTCATTGGCTCAGTCTTATCCCAAGTCCAG GTTGATGGAGTCATTTGTTCCATTTGGTGGGTTCTTTGCTACACCTTCTGAGTCAAAGGGGTCCTTAAGCAGCTCGTATCAACATTTACCCCGCTGTCATCTATGCAATGAGAAGTGCGAACAGGAAGTAATTGAAATTTCAAAGGGAGGTTTCAATGTTTCCGTGGCAGATCAGTGCCAATCTACTTTGCCTTCTTGGTTGCAGATGACAGAGCTTGGTGCAAACAAGGGATTAGATTTGAAG ACCAAAGATGGGCAGTTTTTAAACACTATGGTAGCAGGACTGCAAAAGAAGTGGGACAATATTTGCCAGCGCCTTCATCACACTCATCCAGGCCCTGAGTCAAAAACTTATGAAGAAAGCCCTTCATTCCCGACTGTTATGGGCTTTCATTTCGTGCAAGACAAGAAAGAAAATGCTCATGGTCATAGTAATGACAATAGAAATGCATCGCCCGATGAAAAGATGTCTACATCACTATCAGAGAATCCTTCCTCTATAGTATCCAAGACTAGAAATGGAAGTGTCCTGCACAAGCTATGGGAAAAGCCTTCCAAAGGAGGTGTTTTTGAAGCGATTGAACCCATATCTCCTTGCAGTTTGTCCAATTCAAGTGGAGGTGACGTTAGTCAAGCCTCTCCTACATCTGTGACTTCTGTGACAACTGATTTAGGGTTGGGTTTATGCTCCGTTTCTTCAAGCAACACGATGAAACCTTCAAATCAGAACCATGCAGGGCTTGCGGAGGACTTCCCAGGTTGCCTTCCTGCAAATGTTGATGCTAAAAATGGAAACATCTCTGGCCATCCTTCTCAGTCCTCTTCCACTTTCTCTCCCGACTTTTGTGGAAAGCTTAATCCAAGCGATTTCAAGAAGCTTTTTACAGCTGTCACCGAAAGAGTTGGATGGCAACATGAAGCTGCAAGTGTTATTTGCCAAACAGTGGCCAACGGGCGTGCACGAACTGAAAAATGTCATGGAGCCAGTCAAAGAGGTGATATATGGTTGAATTTCTGTGGACCCGATAGGTGTGGTAAAAGGAAAATTGCTCTTGCACTTGCAGACGTAGTATATGGAAGCAGAGAAAATTTCATTGGCATGGATCTAAGTTGCCAAGATGGGGGGTTGATGCATACACAGTTGCTCTTCAATTCCCAGGAAGTGAATTATGATTTAAGGTTCAGAGGAAAGACTGTGGTTGACTGTATTGCTGAGGAGTTAAGCAAAAAGCCCTTGTCAGTTGTCTTCCTTGAAAATGTGGATAAAGCTGATATTCAGGTTCAGAGCTGCTTGTGCCAAGCTATCCGAATTGGCAAGTTCTCAGACTCACATGGAAGAGAAGTCAGCACCAGCAATGCGATATTCGTGACAACTTCGACATTAGCTAAGGAAACTCAAGTTGTTTGTCATAAACAACACACATCTGAGGATAAAATATTGGGAGCCAAGGGATGGCCACTGCAGATTGTGATCAAGCATGACGACAACATAATTGGCCAAGACTTGAAGTTACCTGTTACAACTAGAAAAAGCATCTCTAAGCAGggttttttgaataaaagaaagCTGATTGGCTCCCATGAAACTCTGGAGCAGCATGAGATGATGGAAATTACCAAACGGGCTAACCGAACATCATCTTTGAATCTAGATTTGAACATTCCGGCTGAAGAAAGTGAAGTGCAGGACACTGATGATGCAACTGTTGACAATGACTGGGTTGATGAGAGTCCCATGCATTGGTTGCAAGATTTCTTTGGTCAATCTGTAAAAAATGTGGTATTCAAGCCATTTGATTTTGATGCACTTGCAGAAGAACTATGGGACGACATTAACCAGAGTTTCTGCAAGTCTACAGGTGCAGGGTGTTTGCTAGAGATAGAGTCGAAAGCTATGGAACAACTAGTAGCAGTTGCATATGTATCTGATGAGAAAAGGGTGGTGAGGGATTGGGTGGAACAAGTTCTTAGCAAGGGATTCGCAGAAGTTAAGAAAAAGTACAAGTTCAATGCTCACACCGTCGTGAAACTTGTTCCCTACGATGCTCTTACTTCTGAGGAGCAAACACTAGGACTAGGAGTTTGTGTTCCCCCCAAAGTTGTTCTCAATTAA